One window of Cydia pomonella isolate Wapato2018A chromosome 7, ilCydPomo1, whole genome shotgun sequence genomic DNA carries:
- the LOC133519892 gene encoding uncharacterized protein LOC133519892 gives MKNNTKSNEIKKIKAQIAWCKGYTTKIEKLLDEPDKPLDFETAQIRLEQTEANLKKYNDLALELAILTEKDSSEDFEEEDEHEERTIIVISRLRKLTSTVSKTTTSSSSSETTVDTTGVTSYHGGVRLPEIDIPAYDGKDYTKYVAFIELFDAIIDSSDKLKPVQKLFYLKKYLKGEALALIEGLPLTSESYGKARELIKLRYDNKFLVITNHIQAIIDSTPIAKGTASNLRELVANTRQHLGALKALGQPIEQWDLIVLTIILKKVDQFSCRAYHQERDSDKMPNLEDFLSFVERRASSFEESQQSEDCDLWTKKFEFPGNKMLRGAGSKV, from the exons atgaaaaataataccaaatccaacgaaataaagaaaataaaggcACAGATCGCGTGGTGTAAAGGATATACAACCAAAATAGAAAAACTTTTAGACGAACCGGACAAGCCTTTAGACTTTGAAACAGCACAAATTAGATTGGAACAAACAGAAGCCAATCTCAAAAAATACAACGACTTAGCGCTGGAGCTAGCCATCTTGACTGAAAAGGATTCATCTGAAGATTTTGAAGAAGAGGATGAACACGAGGAGCGAACAATAATCGTCATCTCGAGATTACGGAAACTAACCTCAACAGTATCGAAAACAACTACGTCTTCGTCATCGTCGGAAACAACAGTGGATACCACGGGCGTGACTAGTTACCATGGTGGAGTGCGGTTACCGGAAATCGACATTCCTGCGTACGACGGGAAGGATTACACTAAATACGTCGCATTCATCGAGCTCTTCGACGCGATAATAGACTCCAGTGACAAGTTGAAACCAGTGCAAAAACTTTTCTATttgaaaaaatacctaaaaggTGAAGCTTTAGCCTTAATAGAAGGACTTCCCTTAACCAGTGAATCATATGGTAAAGCCAGAGAACTAATTAAATTGCGTTATGATAACAAATTTTTAGTAATAACAAATCACATTCAAGCTATAATAGATAGCACACCCATTGCAAAAGGTACTGCCAGCAACCTGAGGGAACTTGTTGCCAATACTCGTCAGCATCTAGGTGCTCTTAAAGCCTTAGGTCAGCCAATAGAACAATGGGACTTAATTGTACTAACTATTATCTTAAAAAAGGTGGATCAGTTTTCGTGCAGAGCCTATCATCAGGAACGGGACAGTGACAAGATGCCAAATCTTGAAGATTTCTTGTCATTTGTGGAGAGGAGAGCCAGCAGCTTTGAAGAAAGCCAGCAAAGTGAAG ACTGTGACCTATGGACAAAAAAGTTCGAGTTTCCTGGCAACAAGATGCTTAGAGGAGCTGGCAGTAAGGTATGA